A section of the Mesorhizobium loti genome encodes:
- the parE gene encoding DNA topoisomerase IV subunit B translates to MDDNNDLFGNMDKQPQPVRTPARPADPLVQAAAKRTPATKDGSEGYSAADIEVLEGLEPVRRRPGMYIGGTDDKAMHHLFAEVIDNSMDEAVAGHATFIDVELSADGFLTVTDNGRGIPVDPHPKFKKPALEVIMTTLHSGGKFDSKVYETSGGLHGVGVSVVNALSDHLEVEVARGRQLYRQRFSRGIPVSGLEQLGEIHNRRGTKIRFHPDEQIFGKGAAFEPARLYRMTRSKAYLFGGVEIRWTCDPSLIKEKDQTPPKAEFHFPGGLKDYLKASLGDDFQVTREIFAGKSEKQGGHGSLEWAVTWFGGDGFINSYCNTIPTGEGGTHEAGFRNVLTRGLRAYADLVGNKRASIVTSEDVMISAAGMLSVFIREPEFVGQTKDRLATIEAIRIVETAIRDPFDHWLADNPQEASKLLEWVIARADERVRRRQEKEVSRKSAVRKLRLPGKLADCTQNAAAGAELFIVEGDSAGGSAKQARDRASQAVLPLRGKILNVASAGNDKLAANQQISDLIQALGCGTRSKYRDEDLRYDRVIIMTDADVDGAHIASLLITFFYQEMPALVRGGHLYLAVPPLYSIRQGGKVAYARDDAHKDELLRTEFTGRGKVELGRFKGLGEMMASQLKETTMDPRKRTLLRVDVIDAEAATKDAVDALMGTKPEARFRFIQERAEFAETEVLDI, encoded by the coding sequence ATGGACGACAACAACGATCTCTTCGGCAACATGGACAAGCAGCCGCAGCCGGTTCGCACACCGGCGCGCCCGGCGGATCCCCTTGTGCAGGCTGCGGCCAAGCGCACGCCAGCGACCAAGGATGGCAGCGAGGGTTACAGCGCCGCCGATATCGAGGTGCTCGAGGGCCTGGAGCCGGTGCGTCGCCGGCCAGGCATGTATATTGGCGGTACCGACGACAAGGCGATGCACCATCTGTTCGCCGAGGTCATCGACAATTCGATGGACGAGGCGGTTGCCGGCCATGCCACCTTCATCGATGTCGAGCTTTCGGCCGACGGGTTTCTGACCGTTACCGACAATGGCCGCGGCATCCCGGTCGACCCGCATCCGAAATTCAAGAAGCCGGCGCTCGAAGTCATCATGACGACGCTGCATTCGGGCGGCAAATTCGACTCAAAGGTCTATGAAACCTCCGGCGGTCTGCATGGCGTCGGCGTTTCCGTGGTCAACGCGCTGTCGGATCATCTCGAGGTCGAGGTCGCGCGTGGCCGCCAGCTCTACCGCCAGCGCTTTTCGCGCGGCATTCCGGTAAGTGGCCTGGAGCAGCTTGGCGAGATCCACAACCGGCGCGGAACGAAAATCCGCTTCCATCCCGACGAGCAGATCTTCGGCAAGGGCGCGGCGTTCGAACCGGCGCGGCTCTATCGCATGACGCGCTCGAAAGCCTATCTGTTCGGTGGCGTGGAAATCCGCTGGACCTGCGATCCCTCGCTGATCAAGGAAAAGGACCAGACGCCGCCCAAGGCGGAGTTCCATTTTCCTGGCGGCCTGAAGGACTATCTAAAGGCATCGCTCGGCGACGACTTTCAGGTCACCCGCGAAATCTTCGCGGGAAAAAGCGAAAAGCAAGGCGGCCATGGCTCGCTCGAATGGGCGGTGACGTGGTTCGGCGGCGACGGCTTCATCAATTCCTACTGCAACACCATCCCGACCGGCGAAGGCGGCACCCACGAGGCCGGCTTCCGCAACGTGCTGACCCGGGGCTTGCGCGCCTATGCCGATCTTGTCGGCAACAAGCGCGCCTCGATCGTCACCTCCGAAGACGTCATGATCTCGGCGGCGGGCATGCTGTCGGTGTTCATCCGCGAGCCTGAGTTCGTCGGCCAGACCAAGGACAGGCTGGCGACGATCGAGGCGATCCGCATTGTCGAGACCGCGATCCGCGATCCGTTCGACCATTGGCTGGCCGACAATCCACAGGAAGCCTCGAAGCTCTTGGAATGGGTGATCGCGCGTGCCGACGAGCGGGTGCGCCGGCGCCAGGAAAAGGAAGTGTCGCGCAAGAGCGCGGTGCGCAAATTGCGCCTGCCGGGCAAGCTCGCCGACTGCACGCAGAACGCGGCCGCGGGTGCCGAACTGTTCATCGTCGAAGGCGACTCGGCTGGCGGCTCGGCCAAACAGGCGCGCGACCGTGCCAGCCAGGCCGTATTGCCGCTGCGTGGCAAGATCCTCAACGTGGCCAGCGCCGGCAACGACAAGCTCGCCGCCAATCAGCAGATATCGGACCTGATCCAGGCGCTTGGCTGCGGCACACGCTCGAAGTACCGCGACGAGGATTTGCGCTATGACCGCGTCATCATCATGACCGACGCCGACGTCGACGGTGCCCACATCGCCTCGCTGCTGATCACCTTCTTCTACCAGGAAATGCCGGCGCTGGTGCGTGGCGGCCACCTCTATCTGGCGGTGCCGCCGCTTTACTCGATCAGGCAAGGCGGCAAGGTCGCCTATGCCCGCGACGACGCGCACAAGGACGAGCTCCTGCGCACCGAATTCACCGGACGCGGCAAGGTGGAGCTTGGCCGCTTCAAGGGCTTGGGCGAAATGATGGCCTCGCAGCTCAAGGAGACCACCATGGACCCGAGGAAGCGCACGCTGCTCAGGGTCGACGTGATCGACGCCGAGGCCGCGACCAAGGACGCGGTCGACGCGCTGATGGGCACCAAGCCGGAAGCCCGCTTCCGCTTCATCCAGGAGCGTGCCGAATTCGCGGAGACGGAAGTGCTGGATATCTGA